The following proteins are encoded in a genomic region of Streptomyces collinus Tu 365:
- a CDS encoding cysteine desulfurase/sulfurtransferase TusA family protein, protein MPYFDAASAAPLHPVARQALLAALDEGWADPARLYREGRRARMLLDASRETVAEAVGCRADEVVFTSSGTRAVHTGIAGALTGRRRTGRHLIVSAVEHSSVLHSAESFEAGGGSVTTVAVDRAGAVDPSAFTDALRQDTALACLQSANHEVGTVQPVAEVAGVCRAAGVPLLVDAAQSLGWGPVEGDWSLLAASAHKWGGPSGVGLLVVRKGVRFAAQGPVDERESGRAPGFENLPAIVAAAASLRAVRAEAAQEALRLRELTERIRARVPELVADVEVAGDPRRRLPGIVTFSCLYVDGEALLHELDREGFSVSSGSSCTSSTLTPSHVLRAMGVLSEGNVRVSLPPGTAAQDVERFLEVLPGVVAGVREKLGAPAAAPAAAPAAEAEELVVDSLGKRCPIPVIELARVFGDVPVGGTVRVLSDDEAARLDIPAWCEMRGQEYVGEEPAERGTAYVVRRIG, encoded by the coding sequence GTGCCCTACTTCGACGCCGCATCCGCCGCCCCCCTCCACCCCGTGGCCCGTCAGGCGCTGTTGGCCGCCCTGGACGAGGGGTGGGCGGACCCCGCGCGGCTCTACCGGGAGGGCCGCAGGGCCCGGATGCTGCTGGACGCCTCCCGGGAGACGGTGGCCGAGGCGGTGGGCTGCCGGGCCGACGAGGTGGTGTTCACCTCCTCGGGCACCCGGGCCGTGCACACCGGGATCGCCGGGGCGCTGACCGGGCGACGGCGGACGGGGCGCCACCTGATCGTGTCAGCCGTCGAACATTCCTCGGTACTCCATTCGGCTGAGTCGTTCGAGGCCGGCGGCGGCTCGGTGACCACCGTGGCCGTCGACCGGGCCGGGGCGGTGGACCCGTCGGCCTTCACGGACGCCTTGCGGCAGGACACCGCGCTGGCCTGTCTGCAGTCGGCCAACCACGAGGTGGGGACCGTGCAACCGGTCGCCGAGGTGGCCGGGGTGTGCCGGGCCGCCGGGGTGCCGTTGCTGGTGGACGCCGCGCAGTCGCTGGGCTGGGGTCCGGTGGAGGGCGACTGGTCGCTGCTGGCCGCGAGCGCGCACAAGTGGGGCGGCCCCTCGGGGGTGGGGCTGCTCGTGGTGCGCAAGGGCGTGCGGTTCGCCGCGCAAGGGCCCGTGGACGAGCGGGAGTCGGGGCGGGCGCCCGGGTTCGAGAACCTGCCGGCGATCGTCGCGGCCGCGGCCTCGCTGCGGGCGGTACGGGCCGAGGCCGCGCAGGAGGCACTGCGGCTGCGGGAGCTGACGGAGCGGATCCGGGCGCGGGTGCCGGAGCTGGTGGCGGACGTGGAGGTGGCCGGGGACCCGCGGCGGCGGCTGCCGGGGATCGTCACCTTCTCCTGTCTCTACGTCGACGGGGAGGCCCTGCTGCACGAGCTGGACCGGGAGGGCTTCTCCGTCTCGTCCGGGTCGTCCTGCACGAGCAGCACCCTGACGCCCAGCCATGTGCTGCGGGCGATGGGAGTGCTGAGCGAGGGGAACGTGCGGGTGTCGCTGCCGCCCGGGACGGCCGCTCAGGACGTCGAGCGGTTCCTGGAGGTGCTGCCCGGGGTGGTGGCGGGCGTACGGGAGAAGCTGGGCGCGCCGGCCGCGGCGCCGGCCGCCGCGCCGGCCGCGGAGGCGGAGGAGCTGGTCGTCGACTCCCTCGGCAAGCGGTGCCCGATCCCGGTCATCGAACTGGCCAGGGTGTTCGGCGACGTCCCGGTGGGCGGCACGGTCCGGGTGCTGTCGGACGACGAGGCCGCCCGGCTGGACATCCCGGCCTGGTGCGAGATGCGGGGCCAGGAGTACGTGGGTGAGGAGCCCGCGGAGCGGGGGACGGCCTACGTCGTCCGCCGGATCGGCTGA
- the nadA gene encoding quinolinate synthase NadA — protein MTTAQTPELDVQPSPLALLLLGREADPKSERGVECPGDLPSPSDPDLVMRARAAKEKLGDKVFVLGHHYQRDEVIQFADVTGDSFKLARDAAARPGAEYIVFCGVHFMAESADILTSDDQKVVLPDLAAGCSMADMATAEQVAECWDVLTEAGVAGQVVPVSYMNSSADIKAFTGKHGGLICTSSNAKRALDWAFEQGEKVLFLPDQHLGRNTAVRDMGMSLDDCVVYNPHKPNGGLTNEELRAAKMILWRGHCSVHGRFSLDSVNDVRERIPGVNVLVHPECRHEVVAAADYVGSTEYIIKALEAAPAGSKWAIGTELNLVRRLANRFAPEGKEIVFLDRTVCFCSTMNRIDLPHLVWALESLAEGNLVNRIEVDKETEAFAKLALERMLALP, from the coding sequence GTGACCACCGCCCAGACCCCGGAGCTCGACGTACAGCCGTCTCCGCTCGCCCTGCTGCTGCTCGGCCGTGAGGCCGACCCGAAGAGCGAGCGGGGCGTGGAGTGCCCCGGCGACCTGCCCTCGCCGTCCGACCCCGACCTGGTGATGCGCGCCCGCGCGGCCAAGGAGAAGCTCGGCGACAAGGTCTTCGTGCTCGGCCACCACTACCAGCGCGACGAGGTCATCCAGTTCGCCGACGTCACGGGCGACTCCTTCAAGCTGGCCCGGGACGCGGCCGCGCGCCCGGGGGCCGAGTACATCGTCTTCTGCGGTGTGCACTTCATGGCCGAGTCGGCGGACATCCTGACGTCCGACGACCAGAAGGTCGTGCTGCCGGACCTGGCCGCCGGCTGCTCGATGGCCGACATGGCCACCGCCGAGCAGGTCGCCGAGTGCTGGGACGTGCTGACGGAGGCGGGTGTCGCCGGGCAGGTGGTGCCGGTGTCCTACATGAACTCCTCGGCGGACATCAAGGCCTTCACCGGCAAGCACGGCGGCCTGATCTGCACCTCGTCGAACGCGAAGCGCGCCCTCGACTGGGCCTTCGAGCAGGGTGAGAAGGTCCTGTTCCTGCCCGACCAGCACCTCGGCCGCAACACCGCCGTCCGGGACATGGGGATGTCCCTGGACGACTGCGTGGTCTACAACCCGCACAAGCCGAACGGCGGGCTGACCAACGAGGAGCTGCGCGCCGCGAAGATGATCCTGTGGCGCGGCCACTGCTCGGTGCACGGCCGCTTCAGCCTCGACTCCGTCAACGACGTGCGCGAGCGCATCCCGGGCGTGAACGTCCTGGTCCACCCCGAGTGCAGGCACGAGGTCGTGGCCGCCGCCGACTACGTCGGCTCCACCGAGTACATCATCAAGGCCCTGGAAGCGGCCCCGGCCGGCTCCAAGTGGGCCATCGGCACCGAGCTGAACCTGGTCCGCAGGCTGGCGAACCGTTTCGCTCCCGAGGGCAAGGAGATCGTCTTCCTCGACCGGACGGTCTGCTTCTGCTCGACGATGAACCGCATCGACCTGCCCCACCTGGTCTGGGCCCTGGAGTCGCTGGCCGAGGGCAACCTGGTCAACCGCATCGAGGTCGACAAGGAGACCGAGGCGTTCGCCAAGCTCGCCCTGGAGCGGATGCTCGCGCTGCCGTAG
- a CDS encoding carbohydrate kinase family protein produces MRIAVTGSIATDHLMTFPGRFADQFVADQLHTVSLSFLVDNLDVRRGGVGANIAFGMGQLGTAPILVGAAGFDFDQYRAWLDRHGVDTDSVRISETLHTARFVCTTDADHNQIGSFYTGAMSEARLIELKTVADRVGGLDLVLIGADDPEAMLRHTEECRSREIPFAADFSQQIARMEGEEIRILLDGATYLFSNAYEKGLIESKTGWSDAEILSRVGHRVTTLGSRGVRIERVGEDPIEVGCPEEDRKADPTGVGDAFRAGFLSGLAWGVSLERAAQVGCMLATLVIETVGTQEYQLRRGHFMERFTKAYGEEAAEEVRGHLV; encoded by the coding sequence GTGCGCATCGCAGTCACCGGCTCCATCGCCACCGACCACCTCATGACCTTCCCCGGCCGATTCGCCGACCAGTTCGTCGCGGACCAGCTGCACACGGTCTCGCTCTCCTTCCTGGTCGACAACCTGGACGTGCGCCGGGGCGGCGTCGGCGCGAACATCGCCTTCGGCATGGGCCAGCTGGGCACCGCGCCGATCCTGGTCGGGGCCGCGGGCTTCGACTTCGACCAGTACCGGGCCTGGCTCGACCGCCACGGCGTGGACACCGACTCGGTGCGCATCTCCGAGACCCTGCACACGGCCCGCTTCGTGTGCACCACCGACGCCGACCACAACCAGATCGGCTCGTTCTACACCGGCGCCATGAGCGAGGCCCGCCTCATCGAGCTGAAGACGGTCGCCGACCGCGTCGGCGGCCTCGACCTGGTCCTGATCGGCGCCGACGACCCCGAGGCGATGCTCCGCCACACGGAGGAGTGCCGCTCGCGCGAGATCCCCTTCGCCGCCGACTTCTCCCAGCAGATCGCCCGCATGGAGGGCGAGGAGATCCGGATACTGCTGGACGGGGCGACCTACCTCTTCTCCAACGCGTACGAGAAGGGGCTCATCGAGTCCAAGACCGGCTGGAGCGACGCCGAGATCCTCTCCCGGGTCGGCCACCGCGTCACCACGCTCGGCTCGCGCGGCGTGCGGATCGAGCGGGTCGGCGAGGACCCGATCGAGGTCGGCTGCCCGGAGGAGGACCGCAAGGCCGACCCCACCGGCGTCGGCGACGCCTTCCGCGCCGGCTTCCTCTCCGGCCTGGCCTGGGGCGTGTCCCTGGAGCGCGCAGCGCAGGTCGGCTGCATGCTGGCGACGCTCGTCATCGAGACGGTCGGCACCCAGGAGTACCAGCTGCGCCGCGGCCACTTCATGGAGCGCTTCACCAAGGCGTACGGCGAAGAGGCCGCCGAAGAGGTCCGCGGTCACCTGGTCTGA
- the erpA gene encoding iron-sulfur cluster insertion protein ErpA, with the protein MSVSDETTTVTDGIVLTDAAASKVKALLDQEGRDDLALRVAVQPGGCSGLRYQLFFDERSLDGDVVKDFGGVKVVTDRMSAPYLGGATVDFVDTIEKQGFTIDNPNATGSCACGDSFS; encoded by the coding sequence ATGTCCGTATCGGACGAGACCACCACCGTCACCGACGGCATCGTCCTGACCGACGCCGCCGCGTCGAAGGTCAAGGCCCTGCTCGACCAGGAAGGCCGCGACGACCTCGCCCTGCGCGTCGCCGTCCAGCCCGGCGGCTGCTCCGGCCTGCGCTACCAGCTCTTCTTCGACGAGCGCTCGCTCGACGGCGACGTGGTGAAGGACTTCGGCGGGGTCAAGGTCGTCACCGACCGCATGAGCGCTCCGTACCTGGGCGGCGCCACCGTCGACTTCGTGGACACCATCGAGAAGCAGGGCTTCACGATCGACAACCCGAACGCGACCGGTTCCTGCGCCTGCGGCGACTCCTTCAGCTGA